A region of the Zymomonas mobilis subsp. mobilis ATCC 10988 genome:
CGCATGCGAAAGAGAATGGCATTGTCGTTCACCATTCCCAAGATAGATATTTGCCCATTTTGCATAAGAAATATTTTTATTTCATAAAAGTCGCTAGGTCAGGAATATGTCTATGTTCTGTCGTGATATAACTGACTTGGCCAGTGCTAGCCTGCATAATAAGACTTTGGGTAACTGAAACACCGCGCAAATCCTTATAGACTCCTCTGATAAGGGAGCCATCAGTGACGCCTGTCGCCGCAAAAATCGTATCGCTTTTTGCAAGGTCATGCAGCTTATAAACACGATTGAGGTCTTCTATTCCACAGCGATGCGCTCTGTCCCGTTCGTCATCATTCCGAAAAAGGAGACGGCCTTCAAATTGTCCACCGATACAGTTCAAGGCAGCGGCGGCAAGGACGCCTTCAGGCGCACCACCAATGCCCATATATATATCAACATTGCTGCTTTCGCGGGCTGTTGCGATGACCCCCGCAATATCGCCATCTTCGATAAGAATCGTTGAACAACCGATTCCGTGTAATTCTGAAATGATTTTTTGGTGACGTTGGCGTTCTAGGATGCAAACCCGAATGTCTTTAGGTTCGACCCCTTTCGCTTTAGCCAAGGCCTGTATATTTTCTATGGGGGTCTTTTCAACGCTGACCAAACCGGCTTCATATCCGGGGCCTATAGCGACCTTTTCCATATAAACATCAGGGGCGTTTAAAAGACTTCCCTTGGGGGCAATTGCTAAAACAGCAATGGCATTGGCGCTGCCATTGGCGGCTAAGGTTGTGCCTTCCAAGGGATCTAAAGCAATATCAATTGAGATATCATCGGCACCCATTCGGCCAACTTCTTCGCCGATATAAAGCATCGGCGCCTGATCTCGTTCACCTTCTCCGATAACAACGGTTCCGTTAATCGACAATTCGTTAAAGGCATCTCTCATGGCTTTGACAGCCGCTGCATCTGCGGCTTTTTCATTCCCATGTCCTACCAATCGAGAGACGGCCAAAGCCGCCGATTGAGTAACATAGGCCATGTCATGCGTCAGAGCAGGGTTTAATCTTTCAC
Encoded here:
- the glpX gene encoding class II fructose-bisphosphatase, with the translated sequence MARQESERLNPALTHDMAYVTQSAALAVSRLVGHGNEKAADAAAVKAMRDAFNELSINGTVVIGEGERDQAPMLYIGEEVGRMGADDISIDIALDPLEGTTLAANGSANAIAVLAIAPKGSLLNAPDVYMEKVAIGPGYEAGLVSVEKTPIENIQALAKAKGVEPKDIRVCILERQRHQKIISELHGIGCSTILIEDGDIAGVIATARESSNVDIYMGIGGAPEGVLAAAALNCIGGQFEGRLLFRNDDERDRAHRCGIEDLNRVYKLHDLAKSDTIFAATGVTDGSLIRGVYKDLRGVSVTQSLIMQASTGQVSYITTEHRHIPDLATFMK